A portion of the Candida dubliniensis CD36 chromosome R, complete sequence genome contains these proteins:
- a CDS encoding Trna-YW synthesizing protein, putative (Similar to S. cerevisiae TYW3): MQDSFDQKKKSILSEISSNSPDNLDASPKGTIDEYCLPIINTINSHGDMVTTSSCSGRVSIFLEGVKTNNSTSVVAKGHEGRWLFVTHEPNDLNNWYDSIDFKYDTSNFPKDFSSRSILYKFEPLILHVKCRNETMAQKLYVLAMNNGFRESGIGNNFNVAIRINIKLDIPIGFQSIDGDDLNCFVTEQYLKYITDISHERFKENFKKLEQLHRAIGRMMEEETKGIETSKKKYKESKEERRQRMIKEGLQRQQELRELKEKQEKEQNGIQQVDT, encoded by the coding sequence ATGCAAGATTCCTTTgatcaaaagaaaaagagcATTTTACTGGAAATTTCTTCCAACAGTCCCGACAATCTAGATGCATCACCGAAAGGAACAATCGATGAATATTGTCTTCCCATAATCAATACGATAAACAGTCATGGTGATATGGTGACCACTTCATCATGCTCAGGAAGAGTATCTATTTTTCTCGAAGGTgtgaaaacaaataattccACATCAGTAGTAGCCAAGGGACATGAAGGTCGTTGGCTTTTTGTCACTCATGAACCGAACgatttgaataattggTATGATTctattgatttcaaatacGATACATCCAATTTTCCTAAAGATTTCAGTTCACGGAGTATACTATATAAATTCGAACCTTTAATATTACATGTAAAATGTCGAAATGAGACTATGGCACAGAAGTTGTATGTTTTGGCAATGAATAATGGGTTTCGCGAGTCTGGAATAggaaacaatttcaatgtTGCGATTAGAATTAATATCAAGTTGGATATTCCTATCGGTTTTCAAAGTATAGATGGGgatgatttgaattgttttgttaCTGAACAGTATTTGAAGTATATCACCGACATTTCCCACGAGAGGTTCAAGGAGaactttaaaaaattggaacAGTTGCATCGAGCAATTGGAAGAATGatggaagaagaaactaAAGGAATAGAAACttccaaaaagaaatataaagaATCCAAGGAAGAGAGACGACAACGTATGATCAAAGAAGGTTTGCAAAgacaacaagaattgagagaactaaaagaaaaacaagaGAAAGAACAAAATGGGATACAACAAGTAGATACATAG
- a CDS encoding endosomal SNARE protein related to mammalian syntaxin 8, putative (Similar to S. cerevisiae SYN8) codes for MTVKDIKLTISKIKFNLDEISNLQEERSNIYDLDLTPSKNDNFEMISLISKTRQYFTFIEQDMNEYLDDLEKNGILDEFMNLVNQYTKMFEELSKDSNIDISEYKYVYKRPTSSQNGTEPNPVQKSVRFRDTPDDNDASELMGTRQTFQPYKDDPDEDSSAAHEDITDHQMFAQHQQTLMRQDQDLDVLHQSISRQHMMGQDINQELDDQLIILNDLEQGVDSSLGRLHTASTRLRHFRTLMRENGSLVTICTLTVILILLLVVLN; via the coding sequence ATGACTGTAAAAGACATTAAACTTACTATttctaaaatcaaattcaaccTAGATGAGATAAGTAATTTGCAAGAAGAGAGAAGCAACATATACGATTTGGATTTGACACCTTCgaaaaatgataattttgaaatgaTTAGTTTGATACTGAAAACACGACAGTATTTTACCTTTATCGAGCAAGATATGAATGAGTATCTTGATGATCTAGAGAAAAACGGGATATTGGATGAGTTTATGAATTTGGTTAATCAATACACGAAAATGTTTGAGGAACTATCGAAAGACTctaatattgatatatcGGAATATAAATACGTGTACAAACGTCCAACTAGCAGTCAAAATGGCACAGAGCCTAATCCAGTTCAAAAGTCCGTTAGATTTAGAGATACGCCTGATGATAACGATGCTAGTGAACTAATGGGAACTAGACAGACATTTCAACCATACAAAGACGATCCAGACGAGGACAGCTCAGCTGCACATGAAGATATAACCGATCATCAAATGTTTGCTCAACATCAACAGACATTGATGAGACAAGATCAGGATCTAGATGTTTTGCACCAGCTGATATCACGTCAGCATATGATGGGCCAAGACATTAACCAGGAGCTTGATGATCAGTTGATTATCTTGAATGATTTAGAACAAGGTGTGGATCTGTCTTTGGGTCGTTTGCATACTGCAAGTACACGGTTAAGGCACTTTAGAACTTTGATGAGAGAAAACGGTAGTTTAGTCACTATTTGTACGTTAACAgttatattgatattattattagtggTACTTAACTAG
- a CDS encoding aspartyl-tRNA synthetase, cytoplasmic, putative (Similar to S. cerevisiae DPS1) translates to MSVEKQVEELSISENPAASIANESAPATTATNSKNVEGEEVVLGEDGQPLSKKALKKLLKEKEKAAKKAEREAQLAKEKAAREAEAANDPAKENYGKLPLINSSTRNADEKRILFKDLSVANDGETVIFRARVHNTRQQGATMVFLTLRQQSELIQALLKTNKDTDSTAVSKQMVKWTGSVNLESIVLVEGKVAKVEEKIKSATVQDVEILISKIYTIQETPEQLPLLIEDASRSEKESEELGLPGVNLDTRLDARVIDLRTPTNQAIFKIQSGVCQLFREFLIKKGFTEIHTPKIIGAASEGGSNVFEINYFKGSAFLAQSPQLYKQQLIAADFEKVFEIAPVFRAENSNTHRHMTEFTGLDLEMAFEQHYDEVLEVLEELFVFIFTELKTRFSKEIATVRKQFPVEEFKIPKDGKMVKLHFKEGIAMLREAGKDVDDFEDLSTENEKLLGRLVREKYDTDFYILDKFPLAVRPFYTMPDSEDPRYSNSYDFFMRGEEILSGAQRIHDPKLLTQRMKEHEVDPNVPGLNDYVDAFTYGCPPHAGGGIGLERVVMFFLDLKNIRRASLFPRDPKRLTP, encoded by the coding sequence ATGTCGGTTGAAAAGCAAGTAGAGGAATTATCCATCAGTGAAAACCCAGCTGCTTCAATAGCAAATGAATCTGCTCCAGCCACTACTGCCACCAATAGCAAGAATGTTGAAGGTGAAGAGGTAGTTTTGGGTGAAGATGGCCAACCATTGTCCAAGAAAGCcttgaagaaattgttgaaagaaaaagaaaaagcagCCAAAAAAGCCGAAAGAGAAGCTCAATTGgccaaagaaaaagcagCCAGAGAGGCCGAAGCAGCTAATGATCCAGCTAAAGAGAATTATGGCAAATTACCACTTATAAACTCATCGACTAGAAATGCTGACGAAAAACGTATTCTTTTCAAAGACTTGTCTGTTGCCAATGATGGAGAGACTGTAATCTTCAGAGCCAGAGTACACAACACCAGACAACAAGGTGCCACTATGGTGTTCTTGACATTAAGACAGCAGTCCGAATTGATACAAGCTTTGTTGAAGACTAACAAAGATACCGACTCCACTGCTGTTTCCAAACAAATGGTTAAATGGACCGGTTCAGTCAACTTGGAATCTATTGTTTTGGTTGAAGGTAAAGTAGCTaaagttgaagaaaaaatcaaatctgCCACTGTTCAAGATGTTGAAATCCTTATTAGTAAGATTTATACTATTCAAGAAACCCCAGAGCAATTGCCATTGTTGATCGAAGATGCTTCAAGAAGTGAAAAGGAATCCGAGGAGTTAGGATTGCCAGGTGTCAATTTAGATACTAGATTAGACGCAAGAGTTATTGACTTGAGAACCCCAACAAATCAAGCCATTTTCAAGATTCAATCTGGTGTTTGTCAATTGTTCAGAGAATTCTTGATAAAGAAAGGATTTACAGAAATTCATACACCAAAAATCATTGGTGCTGCTTCTGAAGGTGGTTCCAATGTTTTCGAgattaattatttcaaaGGTTCTGCATTCTTAGCTCAATCACCACAATTatataaacaacaattgattgctgctgattttgaaaaagttttCGAAATTGCCCCAGTTTTCAGAGCTGAAAACTCCAATACTCATCGTCACATGACCGAATTCACAGGTTTAGATTTGGAAATGGCATTTGAACAGCATTATGATGAAGTTTTGGAGGTCTTGGAAGAATTATTTGTGTTCATTTTCACTGAATTGAAAACCAGATTTTCTAAAGAGATTGCCACTGTTAGGAAACAATTCCCAGTTGAAGAATTCAAGATTCCTAAAGATGGGAAAATGGTTAAATTGCATTTTAAAGAAGGTATTGCAATGTTAAGAGAAGCTGGTAAAGATGTTGACGATTTCGAAGATTTGTCTactgaaaatgaaaaattattgggTAGATTAGTTCGTGAGAAATACGATACCGACTTTTACATTTTGGACAAATTCCCACTTGCTGTTAGACCATTCTATACCATGCCAGATTCAGAAGATCCAAGATATTCTAACTCCTACGATTTCTTTATGAGAGGCGAAGAAATCTTATCTGGTGCGCAACGTATTCATGATCCTAAATTGTTAACGCAAAGAATGAAGGAACATGAAGTTGATCCAAACGTTCCAGGTTTGAATGATTATGTCGATGCCTTTACATATGGTTGTCCACCTCATGCAGGTGGTGGTATTGGTTTAGAAAGAGTTGTCATGTTCTTCTTAGATTTGAAGAACATTCGTCGTGCTTCATTATTCCCAAGAGATCCAAAACGTTTAACACCATAG
- a CDS encoding GTP-binding protein, putative (Similar to S. cerevisiae GTR2) produces MEATLIPNPKDNNATILLMGLRRSGKSSICKVVFHNMQPYDTLYLESTSKPTTEQFSSLIDLSVMELPGQLNYFEPNYDSERLFSSVGALVYVIDSQDEYLNAITNLSMIIDYAYKVNPKINIEVLIHKIDGLSEDYRIDAQRDIMQRTGDELLDLGVEGVELSFYLTSIFNHSIYEAFSRIVQKLIPEVSSLENMLDNLVEHSSIDKVFLFDVNSKIYVATDSSPVDIQTYEVCAEFIDITIDLDDLYVENDKNKNGNGGIGGKQKEVKSISHLSNGSVLYLKQMIRGLALVALIRNDDTKEIQQDDDNTIGITAENIQSADGSVFDSNQEKSLTVIDHNVNLFKKSLMKIWKNSKLTNVNSNVSQPQSIK; encoded by the coding sequence atgGAAGCTACACTCATACCTAATCCTAAGGATAATAATGCCACAATCCTATTAATGGGTTTGCGTAGAAGTGGAAAGTCATCTATTTGTAAAGTTGTTTTTCACAACATGCAACCTTATGATACATTATATCTTGAAAGTACATCAAAACCCACCACTGAACagttttcttctttaatcGATTTATCGGTGATGGAATTGCCTGGACAgttgaattattttgaaCCGAACTATGATTCGGAAAGATTGTTTTCGTCAGTAGGGGCATTGGTATACGTTATTGACTCACAAGATGAGTATTTGAATGCAATTACCAATTTGCTGATGATTATTGATTATGCGTATAAAGTTAATcccaaaatcaatatagAGGTTTTAATTCACAAGATTGATGGATTAAGTGAAGATTATAGAATAGATGCACAAAGAGACATTATGCAAAGAACTGGAGATGAGCTATTGGACTTGGGAGTGGAAGGAGTAGAGTTGAGTTTTTATTTGACATCTATTTTCAATCATTCAATCTATGAGGCTTTCTCTAGAATCGTACAAAAACTTATCCCAGAAGTATCCTCATTGGAAAACATGCTCGATAATTTGGTGGAGCATTCGTCTATTGATAAAgtgtttttatttgatgttAATTCTAAAATCTATGTGGCTACAGATTCATCACCAGTTGACATTCAGACATATGAGGTTTGTGCAGAGTTTATTGATATCACCATAGACTTGGATGATTTGTATGTTGAAAATGACAAGAATAAGAATGGAAACGGTGGTATCGGTGGTAAGCAAAAGGAGGTTAAGTCCATCAGTCATTTGTCCAATGGTTCTGTGCtatatttgaaacaaatgaTTCGAGGTTTGGCGTTGGTTGCATTAATAAGAAATGACGACACCAAGGAAATACAACAAGATGATGACAATACCATTGGAATTACCGCAGAAAACATACAATCTGCAGACGGATCTGTCTTTGACTCAAACCAAGAGAAATCCTTAACTGTGATTGATCACAACgtcaatttatttaaaaaatcattaatgaagatttggaagaattcaaaattgaCCAATGTCAATTCAAATGTATCACAACCTCAGTCTATAAAATAA
- a CDS encoding endosome-Golgi transport protein, putative (Similar to S. cerevisiae IMH1), giving the protein MFSKLKNFSEDVMNELNNLSDQNLKSPKSTTSSESLNQLQKSAKVLATETPDVSKLTQPCDEEISNNVSTGEDSEKATSPPIDNATTNNESAVGAVAPQSDLDNLPAPIKSKLKKFAKYEEKYPILLDAYKIEKKKNEIIKIFEKVLQENTPVSSLSEGKLLVEYLNGLNEKTKLLNGEIRKLTKDNNNMNFKLVKLEESNKELNNDVKRLDTIQKEKEVMGQKVDSMSEELERINNHNDKLTKDLKGKEDEIENLKLEITERDNKIKELEFTVSTSAKELTTESEKVPTEKEDTDKDSTSDNINNNSDTVNTEILQLKSQLSAKEVEVEELTEEITTLKDQLKDKNEEIQDLRDSVKEIGNELVTSKDEIKSLKSSQKSTDSEDSTIKEDINLQIKDWESKYKSKVKENGNLKEELDLATRESKEKETEQKKSEEQLRKQIQTLKQKLETTENKLESKSKDLKNLSDEKEKLEKRISELSKFKSNDSSLKLEISSLKSSLTNKDNSITELKTQVDELQKSNKSLNSKIEELSKSNNNLQSNSIGLLKDKNELLTKQEVLMENTKSLNSQVTKLQQEKQDVITELEKTKNKLDIVITDKSQSANDMISCKKQHEELMMKSKEYSLRIESLEDDLTEARNLLQERTRETSNMRRLLVDAEEMLKQQKQDSKLEIARVLEDKAEIERNNMSLVKRKQRELDELKESIQEYKLKVEKLENKVTALENEDKSKESVSTDNQTQINKELSTTIETLRTALNNSTNKIRDLENYNNNLKKLSEDNTLRFERLSKNYKILNQQYQYMKERKGSESSAKQNTPVESTTESNNKQATNVAYLKNVLLGFFQHKEQRDRLLPVLKTLFDFNKEDEEKFLMALK; this is encoded by the coding sequence ATGTTTTCAAAACTCAAGAATTTTTCAGAAGATGTGATGAATGAGTTGAATAACTTATCGGATCAGAATCTAAAATCACCGAAATCTACTACTAGTTCAGAGtcattgaatcaattacaGAAAAGTGCCAAAGTTTTGGCCACTGAAACCCCTGATGTATCTAAATTGACGCAACCGTGCGATGAAGAGATTTCCAACAACGTATCCACAGGGGAAGACTCAGAAAAAGCGACTCTGCCTCCAATAGACAACGCCACTACTAATAATGAGTCCGCAGTAGGAGCAGTAGCCCCACAGTCTGATTTGGATAACCTTCCGGCGCctatcaaatcaaaattaaagaaatttgcTAAATATGAAGAAAAGTACCCTATTTTATTAGATGCATATAAAAtcgaaaagaaaaagaatgagattattaaaatatttgaaaaagttttACAGGAAAATACACCAGTCAGTTCATTATCAGAGGGAAAGCTATTGGTCGAATATTTGAATGGTCTTAAtgagaaaacaaaattacTCAATGGTGAGATTAGAAAGTTGACcaaagataataataacatgAACTTCAAATTAGTTAAATTAGAGGAGAGCAACAAAGAACTTAACAACGATGTCAAGCGATTAGATACAATacaaaaggaaaaagaagtaATGGGGCAAAAGGTCGATTCCATGAGCgaagaattggaaagaaTCAATAATCATAACGACAAATTAACGAAAGACCTCAAGGGCAAAGAGGACGAAATAGAGAACTTGAAACTTGAGATAACGGAGCGTGATAACAAGATTAAAGAGCTTGAGTTTACAGTATCTACTAGCGCCAAAGAATTGACTACAGAATCAGAAAAGGTACCCACTGAAAAGGAAGATACTGATAAAGATAGTACTCTGgataatatcaacaacaattctGATACTGTGAATACTGAAATTTTGCAATTAAAATCCCAATTATCTGCCAAAGAAGTTGAGGTTGAAGAATTGACAGAGGAAATAACCACTTTAAAAGACCAATTAAAAGATAAGAATGAAGAGATTCAAGATTTAAGAGACCTGGTGAAAGAAATAGGAAATGAATTAGTAACATCTAAGGATGAAATCAAGTCTCTTAAGAGCTCTCAAAAATCCACTGACAGTGAAGATAGTACGATCAAAGAAGATATTAATTTGCAAATAAAAGACTGGGAATCCAAATACAAGTCCAAGGTAAAGGAAAATGGAAActtgaaagaagaattggacTTGGCCACAAGAGAatccaaagaaaaagaaacagaacaaaaaaaatcagaaGAACAATTGAGAAAACAGATTCAAACATTGAAACAGAAGTTAGAAACAACTGAAAACAAACTTGAATCTAAGAGCAAAgatttaaagaatttgctggatgaaaaggaaaaattagaaaaacGAATCTCAGAACTATCGAAATTTAAAAGTAACGATTCATCATTGAAGTTagaaatttcttcattaaaatCTTCATTAACTAACAaagataattcaattacCGAGTTAAAGACTCAAGTAGATGAATTACAGAAATCTAATAAATCGTTGAATTCTAAAATTGAAGAGTTATCAAAGTCTAACAACAACTTGCAATCTAATTCGATAGGTTTATTGAAAGATAAAAATGAGTTGTTAACCAAACAAGAAGTATTAATGGAAAACACAAAGTCATTAAACCTGCAAGTTACAAAATTGCAACAAGAAAAGCAAGATGTTATTACTGAATTGGAGAAGACAAAAAACAAGCTAGATATTGTTATCACCGATAAATCACAATCAGCAAACGATATGATATCTTGCAAAAAGCAACATGAAgaattaatgatgaagtCTAAAGAATACAGTTTACGAATTGAGAGCTTGGAGGATGATTTGACTGAAGCCAGAAACTTGTTGCAAGAGAGAACACGTGAGACTTCAAATATGAGAAGATTATTAGTTGATGCCGAGGAAATgttgaaacaacaaaaacaggATTCTAAACTTGAAATTGCAAGAGTATTGGAGGATAAAGCCGaaatagaaagaaataacATGTCCTTGGTAAAGAGAAAGCAGCGAGAATTAgatgaattaaaagaatcaatCCAGGAATACAAATTGAAGGtagaaaaattggaaaacaaGGTCACGGCTCTTGAAAATGAAGACAAGAGCAAAGAAAGCGTAAGTACTGATAACCAAactcaaatcaataaagaGTTATCAACTACAATTGAAACTTTGAGAACCGCATTAAATAATTCCACCAACAAAATTAGAGACCTTGAAaactataataataatcttaaAAAATTGAGTGAAGATAACACATTAAGGTTTGAACGTTTATCTAAAAACTATAAAATCTTGAATCAACAGTACCAGTACATGAAAGAACGGAAAGGTTCTGAATCTTCAGCAAAACAGAATACGCCAGTTGAGAGTACTACAgaaagtaataataaacagGCAACAAACGTAgcttatttgaaaaatgtttTACTTGGTTTCTTTCAGCACAAGGAACAAAGAGATCGATTATTGCCGGTGTTGAaaacattatttgatttcaataaggaagatgaagaaaagtTTTTAATGGCATTGAAgtaa
- a CDS encoding late endosomal protein involved in late endosome to vacuole trafficking, putative (Similar to S. cerevisiae VPS55), producing the protein MNPLNKIIFLSAFLASGFLSILLSCALYNNYHTLWVILIFLLAPLPNLIANSIESARDYNFLTFNDYGNSNNSTQSPLQEFGKYITGFLIVSGIALPLTFYHCGLIELGATIMSIIGGLIVYSDIIIFIWFFNTEEEEHDDFNF; encoded by the coding sequence ATGAATCCGttgaataaaattatatttttatcgGCATTTTTGGCATCAGGCTTTTTGctgatattattatcatgtGCATTATACAATAACTACCATACACTCTGggtaatattaattttcCTCCTAGCTCCATTACCAAATTTAATAGCAAATTCCATTGAGCTGGCACGAGATTATAATTTCTTAACTTTCAATGATTAtggtaatagtaataattcaaCACAATCTCCATTACAAGAGTTTGGTAAATATATAACTGgatttttaattgttaGTGGTATAGCTTTACCATTGACTTTCTATCATTGTggattaattgaattgggAGCAACCATTATGAGTATAATTGGTGGTCTCATTGTATACAGCgacattattatttttatttggttCTTTAATaccgaagaagaagaacacgatgatttcaatttctga